Proteins encoded together in one Falco biarmicus isolate bFalBia1 chromosome 4, bFalBia1.pri, whole genome shotgun sequence window:
- the ZNRF4 gene encoding LOW QUALITY PROTEIN: E3 ubiquitin-protein ligase ZNRF4 (The sequence of the model RefSeq protein was modified relative to this genomic sequence to represent the inferred CDS: inserted 1 base in 1 codon; deleted 2 bases in 2 codons) — protein sequence MGQEYVQEHLQLKAILVKVLLQPSSSFCKSIQGFQSCFVVAVASRTTIAEPFGYMAYNDNSKCIAVKALPTCFGPPAFGLLAERLSGNLMRMMLINACTATENPPAPRKAFETRIALIQLYGCCLCQKILPAQEAGYQTAVVCNVVSEQVMADDKEIQWLIKMISLFTGQFASLHLQGTLRNEKLANSKHYLNPCQDSAKTLQKISILLYRKLYSSTILDIIVAITTVMLIMGWYNRACKKQGDKNETCAICLQEYRKGDLLKVLLCSHAXHSDCIDTWFHIWPRNKMRPCCSQLVNTSLATSRLVKV from the exons ATGGGTCAAGAATACGTCCAGGAGCATCTGCAGT TGAAGGCCATTTTGGTCAAAGTCCTTCTTCAgccctcttcttccttctgcaaaaGCATTCAGGGATTTCAAAG ctgctttgtggTTGCTGTTGCCTCCCGCACCACTATTGCTGAACCCTTTGGTTACATGGCTTACAATGACAACTCCAAGTGCATTGCGGTAAAAGCCCTGCCCACATGCTTTGGGCCGCCT GCTTTTGGGCTCCTGGCAGAAAGGCTGTCAGGGAATTTGATGAGGATGATGCTGATAAATGCTTGTACTGCAACAGAGAATCCTCCAGCACCCAGGAAGGCCTTTGAGACACGTATTGCACTCATTCAGCTGTATGGCTGCTGTCTTTGTCAAAAA ATCCTTCCTGCTCAGGAGGCTGGATACCAAACTGCTGTTGTGTGCAATGTGGTCTCAGAGCAAGTGATGGCTGATGACAAAGAAATCCAGTGGCTGATTAAGATGATATCACTCTTTACTGGACAATTTGCCTCCCTTCACTTGCAAGGGACTTTGAGAAATGAGAAACTAGCAAATAGCAAACATTATTTGAATCCTTGTCAAGACAGTGCTAAAACGCTGCAGAAAATCTCCATTTTGTTATACAGAAAACTGTATTCCAGCACCATATTAGACATCATTGTGGCCATTACCACAGTTATGCTTATCATGGGATGGTACAACAGGGCTTGCAAGAAGCAGGGAGACAAAAATGAGACCTGTGCGATCTGCTTACAAGAGTACAGGAAAGGGGACCTGCTGAAGGTCCTGCTCTGTTCCCATG TACACAGTGACTGCATTGACACCTGGTTCCACATCTGGCCCAGGAACAAGATGCGTCCGTGCTGCAGTCAGCTGGTGAACACCTCTCTTGCCACGAGCAGATTGGTGAAGGTGTGA